In Gimesia chilikensis, the DNA window GCCGGCAGTTGTGCCAGCGTTTCCGGTTTCAGTTCAGGTGCTTCCCTGGCCAGTTTTTCCGCCAGCTTGCCGGATTGTGAGAGGATAAAGCTCCCGTTCATCAGCATCAGCGACTGAGTCGCCACGGTCGAACTGGAGCGACGCTCACAGTTGGTTTCCATCACAGGCGCATCGAAGGTCTGCAGCATGCCGACCGGCTGACTGCGGCGGGCCATGACATACAGGCTGCGGCGATGCTGCTCGCCCGACACCACGATCTGGCCGAAGTCGTCTTCTTTAATACTGACCGGCGCCCCATACAACTGCTCGTCGAGTTGACCGGTCACTTTCAACATCCGGTCGCGGATCGTTTCTGCTTCGAGTCGCAGGATCGGCTTCCGCCAGTAGTAATGGTTGTCCGGATCAATCGATTCTTTACTGGGATCGGGGGCTCCCTCCTGACGATAGGCAGTGGAGAGCATGATGGTTTTATGCAGTTTCTTCAGATCCCACCCCTGTGCCATGAACTCAGCAGCAAGCCAGTCCAGCAGTTTTTCATGGGTGGGACTCGCTCCCAGTTTTCCGAATTCACCCGGCGTCGCCACGATGGCTCGACCAAAGTGATGCATCCAGAAACGGTTGACCAGAACGCGGGCCACCAGGGGATGTTCGCCGCTGGTCAGCCAGCGGGCAAAGGCCAGCCGCCGTCCGGTGGTCGGAAGAGACGCATCATTCTCGGGGAACAGCTGCTGTTGATCCGGCGGGGAGACGACTTTCAAACCTCCCGGTTTGATCTCCTGCTGAGGCTGACGGTAATCGCCCCGATGGAAGAGCTTTGTCACCGGTACATGACCAGGAGGCTCAACGGCGACCCGCAGAAATTCTTCGACCGGTTTCTTCTGGCGAATCTCTGCGATCTTTTTGTCGAACTCCTGCATCTCTTCTCGGGACTTCGGAATATACTGATAGAGCACCCCGGGCGTGATATTCACACTCGGGTGTTTCTTGAGCAGCTCATTCTGTTCTGCGGTCCGCTTGTCTTTCGGCGTGTCGTAGGCAGCCTTCAGCTGTTCGCGGAGCGGTGATTCATATTTCTTGAGCTCCGTCTCCAGCGCCTGTGCCATATACCTGGCCTGGACTTCATTTTTCTCAGCCAGCACCTTCTGTGCTTCCGCCTCGACCTTGGCTGCCTCCGCACGATCAGCTGCCGTGTAGAGCGAAATCCGTCGCTGCTGTGGTGTCTGCCATTTCTGCCAGTCGAAGGTGGGTTCAAAAATCGCCCGTAACGCGAAGTAATCGGACTGCGGAATCGGATCATAGCGGTGATCGTGACACTGCGCACATGCTACACTCAACCCCAACAGTGAAGACCCCACAATTTTCATCGTGTCGGCAATCACCTGGTTGCGTGCCTCCGGGTTATTACTGCCACTCCCGGTTCCATCGGCGGCCATCCGCAGAAAGCCGGTCGCGCTGAGCAGTTCGATCTGCTGTGGAGTCAGGTCCCCTTCCCGCTTGCCCGCCAGTTCATCGCCCGCCAGCTGTTCGGTGATAAACTGATTGAAGGGTTTGTTTTCATTCAATGATTTAATGACATAGTCGCGGTACTTCCAGGCCCAGGGTCGGACATCATCTTTAACCGTGTAGCCTTCTGAGTCTGCATAGCCGGCGACATCCAGCCAGTGACGCGCCCAGCGTTCCCCGTAGTGAGGCGATGCGAGCAGTTCGTCCAGCAGACGTTCATACCAGCCCTCCGATTGATCCGCGAGTGCTTTCTGCATCTCCGCGGGGCTGGGGGGCAACCCCAGCAGATCGAAGTAAGCCCGTTTGATCAGCGTGCGTCGATCGGTGTCCGGCGAGAAAGTGAGTCCCTCAGGCATCGCCTGTAAGAGCAACGCATCAATGGGAGTCCGCACTCGGCGATTCTCTTTTACTTCCTGAGAGAGCTCGGGACGTTTAATCGGCTGGAAGGCCCAGTAGGCGCGTTCTTCAGGTGTGATGCCTAACCCGACCCCAATCGATTCGGGTTCGGGACGCGCGGTCTTCGCACCGGCGGCGATCCAACGCTTGAGGATTTCAATTTCGTGCTTCGGAACGCGGGCTTCGCCAGGAGGCATATCGCCACTTTCAATACGCTCCATCAGGTAGCTCTCATCCGGTTTCCCGGGGATGATCGATTCTCCCGAATCGCCGCCTTTGATCAGGAAACGGACGAGCCGCAGATCGAGCCCCCCTTTGAGGTCCTTGGTCGCGCCATGACAGTCATAACAATGGGCGCGGAAGATGGGCCGAATGTGTTCTTCGTACGTCAGTTGTTCCGGCTGCTTCGTCTCTGCAGAAACGGTCGTCGCCAGAGCCGTCAGTAATGGCAGAATGAGACAGATGCGTTTCAATCCAGTAGTCATCAATAACTCCGTTGGAGTGAGCATGGTGGGAACTCGCTTACGCAAGGTGGGATCTCTCTATTAAGAGTAATTCACAGACGGATAACATGCAATGATCTTGATATGTTCATCTGCTGCAGACCATCCATTAATATCGACGAACTTCCCCAGAGGAATCGAACCTCAACACACTATTATACCATGATTTATGCAGTTCCCTCCGGAAAGTTCGCCCGGTTTACCAGCGATTGAGATCCAGCCGGTTCTTCATGCATTTCATTCATGGTCGACATACCATACAATGCGAATATCACATTAACGTGCGGAGACATGCATCAATGGAAGTCGATCAGTTACGCTATTTTCTGAGGGTCGCAGAGCGGGGAAATTTTACCCGGGCGGCGGAAGAACTGAATATTTCTCAGCCGGCCCTGAGCCGCTCGATCCAGAAACTGGAAGAAGAACTGGGCCAGCCGGTCTTCGAACGCAAGACCCGCTCGGTCGCCCTCACCGACGCCGGCACCCTGCTCCAGTCACGAGCACAGCAGATTCTGGCTTTGATTGAAGATACCAAAGCCGAGATCTCGGATGATGGCCGCAGTGGCCAGATTCGCATCGGGGCAATCCCGACTATCGCCCCGTTCTTTTTACCGGACCTGCTGCGACAGTTTTCCACGGAATTCCCGGCGGCCTCGATTATCGTGCAGGAGGACACCACAGACCATTTACTGAAGCGGTGTACCCAGGGAGAAATCGACCTGGCCATTCTGGCGTTACCGGTCCCGGCGAAATATCTGGAGGTCGAAGAGCTGTTTCAGGAAGAACTGCTGCTGGTTCTGCCCCCCGATCATCCACTGGTCAACAAACCACAGATTCGGTTGAACGATATAAAAGCGCTCCCATTCGTGTTGCTCGATGAAGCGCACTGCCTGTCTGATAATATTGTCTCGTTCTGCCGTCAGCGTTCGTTTCATCCGGTGGCCGTCGAACAGACGAGCCAGCTGGCGATGGTGCAGGAACTGGTCTCGCTTTCGCATGGCATTTCGATGGTCCCGCAGATGGCACGCAAACTGGATCAGAGTGATCGCCGTGTCTATCGTTCGATGAGCGGTATCAAACCGGTGCGTAAAATCGCGATGGTCTGGAACCCGTATCGCTTTCAGAGTCGCCTGCTGCAAGCATTCCAGGAACGTCTCAGAACATACGCCAGACAACAGGATGCCTGTCCCAGTTAGTAACACTAAGGGCATTCACCTCAGACAACAGATCATGCACGCCGGTTATCGCAACTATACGCAGATAGTATTAGACACGCTGATCACAGCCCAATATAGTTCAGTAATGAGAGTTCTGCCAAAGCATGTAGAGCCTCGTCTCATAGAAGAATTGCTAATAAAATCCTTTCAAGGAGTGACACGATGAATCAGAAGCCGACGCTGACTACCACCGGCGGTGCCCCTGTTCCCGATAATCAGAATTCCCTCACCGCAGGCCCGCGCGGACCAGTGCTGCTGCAGGACTACCAGCTGCTCGAAAAGCTCGCGCACCAGAACCGGGAGCGGATCGCCGAACGCGTTGTGCATGCGAAAGGCTGGGGCGCGTATGGCACACTGACCATCGAAGGCGACATCAGCAAATACACGAAAGCCAAAGCACTGCAGCCCGGCACCAAAACTGAAATGCTGGCCCGCTTCTCTACCGTAGCCGGCGAAGCGGGTGCCGCTGATGCAGAACGGGACGTCCGCGGCTTTGCCCTCAAGTTCTACACCGAAGAGGGTAACTGGGATATGGTCGGCAATAACACGCCGGTCTTCTTTGTTCGCGATGCCTTTAAATTCCCCGATTTCATCCACACCCAGAAACGGCATCCCAAAACCAACCTGCGGTCTCCCACCGCGATGTGGGACTTCTGGTCTCTCTCACCCGAATCGCTGCACCAGGTGACGATTCTGTTTTCAGATCGGGGTCTGCCCACCGACGTACGGCACATGAACGGTTACGGCAGCCATACCTACAGTTTCATCAACGAGAAAAACGAACGCTTCTGGGTCAAGTTCCACTTCAAAACGCAGCAGGGACACAAGCACTGGACCAACGAGGAAGCGGAAGAGGTGGTTGGCAAAACCCGCGAAAGCACGCAGGAAGATTTATTCTATTCCATCGAACAGGGTGAGTTCCCCAAATGGAATTTCCAGGTACAGATCATGCCCGAGACCGATGCGGATGAAACGCCTTACAACCCGTTTGACCTGACGAAAGTCTGGCCGCACGGCGATTACCCGCTGATCCATGTCGGCACGCTGGAACTGAACCGCAATCCCGAAAACTATTTCGCGGAGATCGAACAGGCGGCGTTCTCTCCGTCGAACGTGGTGCCCGGGATTGGTTACTCGCCCGACAAAATGTTACAGGCCCGCGTCTTCTCCTATGCGGACGCCCACCGGCACCGCCTGGGCACACATTACGAAGCCCTGCCCGTCAACGAGCCACGGTGCCCCGTGCATCACTATCACAAAGACGGTGCAATGCACTTCAAATCGAACGGCTGCCCCGTGGACGCCTATTACGAACCGAACTCCTTCAACGGACCGGTTGAACGTCCCGATGTCGCCGAGCCGCCTCTGCAGATTTCGGGCGATGCAGACCGCTACGATCACCGTGAAGGCAACGACGATTACTCACAACCCCGTGCCTTGTTCAATCTGTTCGACGACGGACAGAAATCGCGGCTGTTCTCCAACATCGCCGCAGCCATGCAGGGCGTGCCCCAGGAAATTATCGACCGCCAGCTCAAACACTTCGAACTGGTCGACCCGGCGTATGCAGAGGGTGTGCGGGCGGCATTGAACGCTTCCTGATAAACGAGCGTCTTAAAAAGACAAAGCCTCATCCGATCCTGTTTCCGGATGAGGCTTTGTCATCTTCAGCACTCATTTTCTTCTACCAGTGCGCGGGTAAGAACCAGTGTCCTGTATTCGACCAACCCAGAAACAGACGTGCCTCCGGATCAGTGTGTAGCGGCTTACCATCCAGAGCCAGTTTCAATCCTGCCATGGCTGGCTGAAATCGCCCCCGAATGGAATCAGGCTGTTGTTTCCACCACGAATCAGCCCAGACACGAAATTCCTGCAATTCCGCTTCCGGGAGAAATGACAGATAGAAAATCATCTGTCTCCAAGCATAAGCGGAATTTTTGCAGACGATCAGTGCCGCGTGACGAGAAGGAGAGTTCACATGTAACTGCGAACCAATCCACTGCAGGCAGCATCGAGCCATCTCAGACAGGTGCGGTTTCAGAGTGTCAACCAGATTCAGTGATTGAAACAGGACTGCCAGATTTTGTGTCGTGATAATCTGTTGCTGTTCAATGAGCATCCCATTCAGGGCGACGCTCCACGAGCCGGATTGAACCCCCGAGCGCGATTCACAGAGCTGAATCAATATCTGGTCTCTCTGCCGAGATAAACTTGTCGACGGCAAATCCAATAGCATCTGATAATCCAGATCATAATATCTCTGATACAAAGTGCCCATCAGCAACTCAGCTGAAACTCTCGCTGCCTCCAGGTACTTGGAAGTAAAAACTCCCATAAATATATCAGCCGCAATTTCGTCAACCAGCTTCAGATCCACTTTAGCTGCTCGCGCAAGAGATCGTATTTCCTGTAACAGCTTGTTGGGTATGATTGTCTGCGGAAAAGACAGTAATGTCAGCGTACAAACTTCCTGCAGGGTTTCCCGGGCGATTTCCTGATCTGAAAGATTCTCATCCCGGAACTGATTCATCGCGGTTACCCAGGGAAGCTCTTCCAGACGTACCTGATGCTCCAGGTTCAACAGCAGTAAAGACCGACGACGACTGAATGACTGATAAACCGCAGAATATAATTGCTTTAAACTCGGATCGCGGATTCCCATGGCGCGCAATTGTGCTGTTATCTGAGGAAGAACTTTCGCCAGAGTCTCTCCAGATGTGATCACCCCACTTCGAACCAGTACTTCAATCGTATCGATCCGACAACGTTCCAGCTTTCTTAGTAAGCAGTCCGGCACTTTCGTTTCTGCTGGAATACCATACTCTTGTGACTCCTCTGCTGAGGCTTGCTGCACGACTTCGATCAGATCTTCCAGACCGTTTTCCTGCGGATACTGCTTGAGCCGCTCCTGCAGCAGACGGGCCAGATCATAGTAATGCACTGTCTGCGCCTGGTGTTCCTGTCGGTCGCGGATTTCGCGACAGCGGGTAGATTCGGGTGTACCACGGCGGTTGACATAACGTGCCAGCAGACTTCGTATCCGTACACGGTCCCGTTCCGACAGGGTACCAGCGTCTGCCAGAAACTTTTCCAGAAAGCCGCGCAGCTGCGGAAAGTTTTCTTTCTTCCGGTCAGGCTTGCCGCACAAGCGATGGACCTTGCGCAGGGCTGCATACTCGTCAAGTAAATGATGTGCCCGCACGGTCCACCCTTCAGGGAGAATCTCGAACGGGTAGCCGCCAGCCGCTTTGCCTTTCTGGTTCAGGAAAGGAGCTTCTCCGTCGACTGTTTCAAGGAACAGAGATACCGTTCGGTCATAGAGCGGCGTCCAGACCGTCAGCGCTTCGCGTTGTGCCAGGATGCGTTCGTTGGGTCGCACCTGCTGCAGGTTCCGTCGTGTCTCCTGCACGGTTTGCAGACTGACTCGAGAACTGGAACTCAGCGGCTGAGCAGCGGGAATGGGAAAGAAACGCAGTTTTCCAAAAAAAGGAGTGATCACGTCCAGCAGTTCACGTGCCTGCACCGCCTTCCCCTGATCCAGCAGCCAGGCAACCACCAGTAATGCCCCCTCTTCAGGAACTTCAACCCGATAACAGCCTGAGGATAACAGGCCCGACAGCCAGGCGAGACCTTCCTCGGTCAAGAAAAACAGATTCAGGGCCTGTCGTAAGTCGTCTCCCTGCGGCAGTGAAAATTTTTGCTGCAGTTGCCGTTCGTGATCGCGAATCGCCCCGCCTGCGGAATAATTTCCTGTGGCAAATCCACCCGTAACGACTTCGAGCGTCACCCAGGCAGGAGTATTTGCCAGGGGTGTGCGTGAACCGACTTCAATCTCACCAGATACGAGTCCCTGATAAGCCTGGACCCATTTCGCAACCTTCTCTCTGGCCCGCCGGGAGATGTCCGGGTTGGGATGCTCTTCCCAAGTGGTTAACGCTTTGGCGATCTGTCCCAGGGCATAACCGGGGTTGATCTCCAGTGCAGGCATTTCATCCAGGTTTTCGTCTTGCATGATCGTGACATCGCTTTAGAAAAGGTCCGGGGGCTGGACTTGAACCAGCACCCTCTCGGATATCAGCCGAGTGTTCTATCCTTAAACTACCCCGGAATAAAATTCTGTCTGAGTGGCTTTCTGAATAGTCAAACCACACATCTCAATAGTGTACATAAACTAGATTACGTTCGAAACTTCCCTCCCGATGGTTTCCCGTCGGGAGGGAGTTTTCTTTACAAACTACTTTTTACCAGCTGCCCGTTTCTGATGCCGCTGGTAATCTTCGTAACGGATTTTGGCAATCCGACTACGGTCTGCAGTACGCACCACCAGGCCTTCCGGTCTGCCGCCGGCTTCTGTGTCCAGAGCGACCAGCGTCGCAGGCAGGATTGACTCCAGCCACGCATGCGTATCCGAAATGGATGTCGGCAGTGGTTCCCGCAGTTCGATTCGCGGCGTCAGCTGCAGTTCCAGTGACGCAGCCAGATCGTCCAGTTCCGGTTCCGCTAGAAACGGCTGGCCGCCGTTCTCGCGCCAGGCAGCAATCGCTTCACGGCTGGTATCCAGGTGCGCCATCGCGATCCGGCTCACATCGAACACACGATAACCATACTCGCGCTGACTCGTGTACTGTTTCGCAGCTGCGGTCGTTTTACCGCCGTACGTTTCCAGATAGACGACGGTGATGACATCCGCGGGCGTGGAAACCGTCTCCACGATCCGGTCCGCGGTCGGCTTGAGTGTTTCCACAATCCCCAGGGCGGGGTTGTGAATCAGATCGCCCCGCGCATGCAACAGCTCTTCGCGACTGCCAATCAGGTAGCATCCATCGGGCATCAGAATGATCCGGCTGTTGGTACCGTCCACCTTTTCCGTTGCGATCAGCGGCTCTCCGTTGAAGTCGACAGTCTCTGCCAACAGAGCGCCCCGTTCTCCGAGCGCATGATACGTGGGGATCGAAGGGTACTTCGTCGCACTGTTCAGTTTCGTCAGATCCAGTTCGCGTGTTGATCGCATGTTACTTCCTGTTTGGTTTTTGCTTATTTCATGTCTGACACCAGTCAGTGACCAGTGCCGCATACCGTTCCCAGATGAGCGGGAAGCGGGTGACATTCGGAATGTGATTCACTTCCAACAGATACTTCTGTCCGTCATCGCCAACGATATAATCATTGGCAATCACGGGTAGATCGAAATACCGGGCCAGTGCCCGGGTGTCGTCCGCGAGTTCCACGTCGACTTCCATGAAGTCGGCCGTTGGATCATGGATCGATTTCAACCAGTCGTCTCCAGCCAGTCGAATCTGTAACACTTCTTCGCCCAGCAGGACCACGCGCACCGCGTCCCCCGGATAAAAGGGTTCCAGCGTACTGCTGAATTCGGCCCGCCACTCTCCCTGGATTCGCGCCTTATTCTCACCGCAATGCCAGTTGCCCCACTTGGCCACCTGCTCTGTCTGTAGATTCACCACGCTTCCCGCGGGGACGTAACCGCGCCCCCTGCCGGGATAGCGTGTCTGTGACAGCGCACGCACCAGACAGGCCTGTTTATCTCGGCAGGCGAGCATTCCCAGTGGATTAGGAAAACAGGGGCCGCCCCACAGAGCGAGCGCCACAAACAGTTCCTGATCCTCTTCGAAGATCCCGTGAAAAATCACACGATCTACGCGGGACTGCCAGCCCCCCTGTTCGTTATCGACGTACAGTTGCCCGTCCTCAACCCGGTGACCGGGTAGAGAGGGATGCGCCGTGACGCGACCTGAAATCCGCTGTTTTAAAACGGTAATTTCGGGTTCGTCGAATCCAATCAGACAGACGTGTTCCTGCATCGTAATGTCCCTGAGAATAGCAGTGGAATTAACAGACTTCAGGCACAGCAAAGATGACATCTGAACGCAGCGCGTACTTGATGCCCGTCTGCACCGTGTTACCTGAATGATAAAGTTCGTGCGGAAAGATCACGGCCAGTCCGGTTTCCGGTACGACCTGATTGTGATCAAACGTGGTTTCCCCACCCGTATACTCGTTGTTGAGATAAAACAGCACCGTGTAAAATGTCCGGCGGGTTTCGCTCCATTCGTAGGCAAAGTCTTCATGCCGACGGAACTGTTCGCCCGGCAGATATTTGTAACAGCGCAGCACTTCATTCAGTCCGCACGGCTGAAACTCAGCCAGGGGTGAACTCAGATGCGGATACGGGGTGAATTCATCCGTATAAACGTCTGTCAAAGCGGGAACATGCTGCTGCAGACGCTGCCAGTAAGTGTCTGCCAGTTCCTGATCCGTGAAGACGCAACGGGCGCGGACCACGCGGTCTCGATCGCCGGAGAGCTGTTCTTTAAAGCCCTGCTGTTCCAGACGTTCGATGAGCGCAGCACATTCTGTCGCGCTGAGGAAGTTTCTTACCTGGATAATGCGTCTCATCGGTCTCTCTCATTTTGCTTTCTCGATCGGTGAATGGGCTCTGATTATTTTATAAAGAATGGACCGGAGGGGAATCGAACCCATCACATAGACTTTGCAAAAGTCCATCGCCGCCCTTGGTACATGCCAGCCCTGGAAATAGAAATAGCAGAGCCCGGAATCGAACCGGGTATTCCAACCTTATGAGAGTCGGCCGGGCACCTGCCCCTCTGCGTCAATGTGCGTGATCATGATGAATCAGTGTCGATGAAGATCGCAACTCGCCAGAAGAGGACAGGAATTCGGAAGCGTGTGGCTCTCAGACGCCACAACGAACAACAGGCTGAAAATCAAAACAACCCGCAGGTTGTTCAGAATCCAGCAGAAAGACGCAGGGACCCCTTTTCAGGTTCGCAGACAGCGGCCGATTTTCAGAATTAAATTTCAATCAGCGTGGGAACGTGACTGCCGCCGGTACTGTGTAGGAGTCTGATCCCGTTCGCGACGGAAGACCTGATTCATGACTTCGGTACTGGAGAATCCAGCAGCCCGTGCGATACGAGGCATGGGCCAGTCGGTATCACGCAACAGTTCCTGCACGCGGACCAGCCGAATACGCCGGATCTCAGCGGCAGGCGTACGCCCCAGATGACGTTGAAAACGCTGCTCCAGTGCACGTCGTGAGACAGGCACTTTTTTGAGTACGTCGGACACATCGATGGGAGTCGTCGCGGCTTCCCGGATATAACGGACCGCTTCGGCCAGCAGTGGATCATCGAAGGCCACCGTATCCGTCGACCTGCGTTCAACCACACCCAGTGCTGGAACCAGCCGGACCGAACGAGAGACGTTTTTTCCACTCAATAGCAGATCAAGCTGCTCCGCGGCTTCATACCCCACCCGTCGAGGATCGGCATCGATACAGGAAAGTGGCGGATTCGAAATCTCAGCCAGCAGCGGATCATCTTCGCCACAAAGAACGGCTACTGACTCGGGCACATTCAAACCACACGACCAGCAGGCATCGGTCACTGCGTAGGCACTCTCGATATCAGCGGCAAAGATGCCCACCGGTAGCGACAGCGAAGTGAGCCAGCGTTTCATTTCAGTAAACGTCGGCTGTTTGCGCGCCCGTCCGCCTGCACTGAGTGTGTGCAACATGGCACAGGTGTGTCCCTGTGATTTCAAGCGTTCCGTGAATCCCAGACCACAGGTATCGGTGTAATGCGGTTGTGTCACCAGCCCCAGGTAGGCGAAATGATTAAAGCCACGTTCCAGCAGATAATCTGCGGCCCAGCCTCCGACCAGACGCTCATCCGCAACGACCTGAGAAAAATGAAAACCGGATACCACACTCCGCGAGACGTTAATCACCGGCACACCCAGTTTTTGCAATTCACGGGCCTGGGAACGCTGGGTCACCCGAGCAATCACGCCATCCGGCTTCCAGTGCCGTGGAATCCGCCAGCGTTCCCGCACGCCGCGTGGCTGGACGAGCAGACTCCAGCGTTGATGCTCCTGCGCGTATTGCACCACGCCTCGAATCAACTGAGAGCTGAAACCGGTCGACGTATTAATCTGCAATGCCACGCGGGGAGCCGCACTCATGTCGTCACCTGTTGCTGACTGCGCATATCCTAAAGACTTTTGCGCATTTTATCATAGAGATCAAATAGTGCCATAGGCTAGTGTGAATTAACCGGAGTGCGGGACTTTTTGATGTCTGTTCCTCGCTCCAGCAGTTTCAGAACCACTGAGTCTGCATTGCTTCTAACTGATGAGAAAGGACCTTCATTCGCCATGTTCCAGCTTCGTCCTCGAACCGGTTTGCACTTCTTTTTTCTGAGTACGTTCATCCTCTGCCTCGCTATTGTCAGTCAGTCTGAACTGTTCGCTCAGAATCCCGGCTTTGCCAAAGAGCCGGTAATTGTCGAATACGATGTCGATCCCGCCTGGCCGCATTACCCCGAGCACGTCAGCAAAAAAGGCTGGGTGTCGGGGCTGGCTGTCGATGATCAGGATCAGGTCTGGTTCTTCAAGAAAGGTCCGGATCCGGTGCAGGTCTATACCGCCGACGGCAAGTTTGTACGAACCTGGGGGAAAGACAATTTCGTTAACCCGCATCAGTTGCGCATTGATCATGCAGGAAATATCTGGGTCACCGACTTCGGCCTGCATATCGTGCAGAAATATACTCCGGAAGGCAAACTGCTGATGACGCTGGGAGTGCGGGGTGAGAAGGGACAGGATGAAACGCACTTCAACATGCCGACCGACATGGCGATCACCA includes these proteins:
- a CDS encoding DUF1553 domain-containing protein, with product MTTGLKRICLILPLLTALATTVSAETKQPEQLTYEEHIRPIFRAHCYDCHGATKDLKGGLDLRLVRFLIKGGDSGESIIPGKPDESYLMERIESGDMPPGEARVPKHEIEILKRWIAAGAKTARPEPESIGVGLGITPEERAYWAFQPIKRPELSQEVKENRRVRTPIDALLLQAMPEGLTFSPDTDRRTLIKRAYFDLLGLPPSPAEMQKALADQSEGWYERLLDELLASPHYGERWARHWLDVAGYADSEGYTVKDDVRPWAWKYRDYVIKSLNENKPFNQFITEQLAGDELAGKREGDLTPQQIELLSATGFLRMAADGTGSGSNNPEARNQVIADTMKIVGSSLLGLSVACAQCHDHRYDPIPQSDYFALRAIFEPTFDWQKWQTPQQRRISLYTAADRAEAAKVEAEAQKVLAEKNEVQARYMAQALETELKKYESPLREQLKAAYDTPKDKRTAEQNELLKKHPSVNITPGVLYQYIPKSREEMQEFDKKIAEIRQKKPVEEFLRVAVEPPGHVPVTKLFHRGDYRQPQQEIKPGGLKVVSPPDQQQLFPENDASLPTTGRRLAFARWLTSGEHPLVARVLVNRFWMHHFGRAIVATPGEFGKLGASPTHEKLLDWLAAEFMAQGWDLKKLHKTIMLSTAYRQEGAPDPSKESIDPDNHYYWRKPILRLEAETIRDRMLKVTGQLDEQLYGAPVSIKEDDFGQIVVSGEQHRRSLYVMARRSQPVGMLQTFDAPVMETNCERRSSSTVATQSLMLMNGSFILSQSGKLAEKLAREAPELKPETLAQLPALPATAKPVWSYGYRSLADTKSLASEFTPLPHWTGSSWQGGPKLPDPQLGWVTLNAGGGHPATKYAAVRRWTAPAAGTLSVTGKMQHGNENGDGVQALVLSSRSGLAGEWKVFHNAADTNVASLAVQQGDTIDFITGCNGNTGFDSFSWGLQLTLKSEGGPTFKWDSAAEFRGPEPPQKSLPAQASYAFELAYCRKPTDDELQMVIRFIGNQLAWLQQHPDQLPKGVTPVRQTMTNLCQTLMSSNEFLYID
- a CDS encoding LysR family transcriptional regulator, giving the protein MEVDQLRYFLRVAERGNFTRAAEELNISQPALSRSIQKLEEELGQPVFERKTRSVALTDAGTLLQSRAQQILALIEDTKAEISDDGRSGQIRIGAIPTIAPFFLPDLLRQFSTEFPAASIIVQEDTTDHLLKRCTQGEIDLAILALPVPAKYLEVEELFQEELLLVLPPDHPLVNKPQIRLNDIKALPFVLLDEAHCLSDNIVSFCRQRSFHPVAVEQTSQLAMVQELVSLSHGISMVPQMARKLDQSDRRVYRSMSGIKPVRKIAMVWNPYRFQSRLLQAFQERLRTYARQQDACPS
- a CDS encoding 2OG-Fe(II) oxygenase; translated protein: MRRIIQVRNFLSATECAALIERLEQQGFKEQLSGDRDRVVRARCVFTDQELADTYWQRLQQHVPALTDVYTDEFTPYPHLSSPLAEFQPCGLNEVLRCYKYLPGEQFRRHEDFAYEWSETRRTFYTVLFYLNNEYTGGETTFDHNQVVPETGLAVIFPHELYHSGNTVQTGIKYALRSDVIFAVPEVC
- a CDS encoding AraC family transcriptional regulator, which gives rise to MSAAPRVALQINTSTGFSSQLIRGVVQYAQEHQRWSLLVQPRGVRERWRIPRHWKPDGVIARVTQRSQARELQKLGVPVINVSRSVVSGFHFSQVVADERLVGGWAADYLLERGFNHFAYLGLVTQPHYTDTCGLGFTERLKSQGHTCAMLHTLSAGGRARKQPTFTEMKRWLTSLSLPVGIFAADIESAYAVTDACWSCGLNVPESVAVLCGEDDPLLAEISNPPLSCIDADPRRVGYEAAEQLDLLLSGKNVSRSVRLVPALGVVERRSTDTVAFDDPLLAEAVRYIREAATTPIDVSDVLKKVPVSRRALEQRFQRHLGRTPAAEIRRIRLVRVQELLRDTDWPMPRIARAAGFSSTEVMNQVFRRERDQTPTQYRRQSRSHAD
- a CDS encoding catalase encodes the protein MNQKPTLTTTGGAPVPDNQNSLTAGPRGPVLLQDYQLLEKLAHQNRERIAERVVHAKGWGAYGTLTIEGDISKYTKAKALQPGTKTEMLARFSTVAGEAGAADAERDVRGFALKFYTEEGNWDMVGNNTPVFFVRDAFKFPDFIHTQKRHPKTNLRSPTAMWDFWSLSPESLHQVTILFSDRGLPTDVRHMNGYGSHTYSFINEKNERFWVKFHFKTQQGHKHWTNEEAEEVVGKTRESTQEDLFYSIEQGEFPKWNFQVQIMPETDADETPYNPFDLTKVWPHGDYPLIHVGTLELNRNPENYFAEIEQAAFSPSNVVPGIGYSPDKMLQARVFSYADAHRHRLGTHYEALPVNEPRCPVHHYHKDGAMHFKSNGCPVDAYYEPNSFNGPVERPDVAEPPLQISGDADRYDHREGNDDYSQPRALFNLFDDGQKSRLFSNIAAAMQGVPQEIIDRQLKHFELVDPAYAEGVRAALNAS
- a CDS encoding RNA ligase family protein, whose amino-acid sequence is MRSTRELDLTKLNSATKYPSIPTYHALGERGALLAETVDFNGEPLIATEKVDGTNSRIILMPDGCYLIGSREELLHARGDLIHNPALGIVETLKPTADRIVETVSTPADVITVVYLETYGGKTTAAAKQYTSQREYGYRVFDVSRIAMAHLDTSREAIAAWRENGGQPFLAEPELDDLAASLELQLTPRIELREPLPTSISDTHAWLESILPATLVALDTEAGGRPEGLVVRTADRSRIAKIRYEDYQRHQKRAAGKK